The Primulina eburnea isolate SZY01 chromosome 13, ASM2296580v1, whole genome shotgun sequence genome includes a region encoding these proteins:
- the LOC140809071 gene encoding histone-lysine N-methyltransferase EZA1 isoform X3, protein MVSNAFASKSRKSYEEQSSDAIAKLMNKLTQLEKQIQSEREKLEKNSKKVQAYVADIKTLTESRNDLTVVRSNDSANFLSLRMVNPLCKVSGLAEGSADRDAINNSRENTSSEDIAFSATAKLPLVEKLLPYTTWIFLDRNQRMAEDQSVVGRRRIYYDQHGSEALICSDSEEELGGLEGEKHEFSEAEDRILRMAFQEYGVSADILNVLTQFVGGTAVEIEERCGMLMEKDQVTEEHNLKTIGEVKSENDAFLVKSLTAALDSFDNLFCRRCLIFDCLLHGCSQNLIYPSEKQYCPFDTEEDRKVCGDQCYLEVRDAIKYKGKEVTEVPLKHLSDSVGKSIEASVKQSEWRPFEEDLYLKGTLIFGRNSCLIARNLLPGLKTCKEVSTYMYGDGVVVPRGSSSVMNHYSKDVGKAHTDNSEPEFPVKTRICRKRGRARKVKSSWKSAGHPSLWRRIAEGKDEPYKQFVPCGCQSLCGKQCPCLQIGTCCEKYCGCSKGCKNRFRGCHCAKSQCKSRQCPCFAAGRECDPDVCRNCWVSCGDGSLGEPPKQGDGQCGNMRLFLRQQQRILLAKSDVAGWGAFLKNSVNKNDYLGEYTGELISHREADKRGKIYDRANSSFLFDLNDQYVLDAYRKGDKLKFANHSSTPNCYAKVMLVAGDHRVGIFANERIEAGEELFYDYRYGPDQAPAWARKPEGSKRDGSPVTQGRPKKHQSG, encoded by the exons ATGGTATCCAACGCGTTTGCTTCCAAATCAAGA AAATCTTACGAGGAACAGAGCAGTGATGCTATTGCAAAATTGATGAATAAACTGACTCAACTGGAAAAGCAGATTCAGTCTGAAAGG GAAAAACTAGAGAAAAATAGCAAGAAGGTTCAAGCTTATGTCGCTGATATTAAAACATTGACTGAATCAAGGAATGATCTTACTGTTGTAAGGAGTAATGATTCTGCAAACTTTCTATCTCTGAGAATGGTTAATCCTCTCTGCAAAGTAAGCGGGCTTGCTGAAGGATCTGCAGATAGAGATGCCATTAACAATAGCAGAGAAAATACTAGCAGTGAAGACATTGCATTTTCTGCGACTGCGAAACTTCCACTTGTTGAGAAGTTGCTTCCATATACCACTTGGATTTTCTTAGATAG AAATCAGAGAATGGCTGAAGACCAATCAGTTGTTGGAAGGAGACGAATTTACTACGATCAACATGGTAGTGAGGCATTGATCTGTAGCGATAGCGAAGAAGAGCTCGGAGGATTGGAGGGAGAGAAACATGAATTTTCTGAAGCAGAAGATCGTATTTTGAG GATGGCCTTTCAGGAGTATGGAGTTAGTGCTGACATTCTCAATGTACTGACCCAATTTGTTGGGGGAACTGCAGTGGAAATTGAG GAGCGCTGCGGCATGCTCATGGAAAAAGATCAGGTGACTGAGGAACATAATTTGAAAACTATTGGAGAAGTAAAGTCTGAAAATGATGCATTTCTGGTCAAAAGCCTCACAGCTGCCTTAGATTCTTTCGATAATCTATTTTGTCGCCGTTGTCTG ATATTTGACTGTCTTTTGCATGGCTGTTCACAAAATCTAATTTATCCT AGTGAAAAGCAATACTGCCCATTTGATACCGAGGAGGACCGTAAAGTTTGTGGTGATCAGTGTTATCTTGAG GTTAGGGATGCTATCAAATATAAGGGGAAAGAGGTCACGGAAGTCCCTTTGAAGCATTTATCAGATTCGGTTGGAAAGTCAATAGAAGCTTCAGTGAAACAAAGTGAATGGAGACCTTTTGAGGAAGACTTGTACTTGAAGGGCACACTCATATTTGGAAGAAACAG TTGCCTTATAGCCAGGAATTTGCTCCCTGGGCTGAAAACTTGCAAAGAAGTATCCACTTATATGTACGGTGATGGAGTGGTTGTACCACGTGGATCTTCATCTGTGATGAACCACTATTCTAAAGATGTAGGCAAAGCGCACACGGATAATTCG GAGCCAGAGTTTCCTGTCAAAACAAGAATATGTCGTAAAAGAGGCAGAGCCCGCAAAGTTAAATCCTCTTGGAAGTCTGCTGGCCATCCATCGCTGTGGAGAAGGATAGCAGAAGGGAAAGATGAGCCTTATAAGCAATTTGTTCCATGCGGATGCCAATCCTTGTGTGGAAAGCAGTGCCCTTGTTTACAAATCGGAACTTGCTGTGAAAAATACTGTGG GTGCTCAAAAGGGTGTAAAAATAGATTTAGAGGATGTCATTGTGCTAAAAGTCAATGCAAAAGCCGGCAATGTCCTTGTTTTGCAGCTGGACGCGAATGTGACCCCGATGTTTGCCGAAATTGCTGGGTTAG CTGTGGTGATGGTTCATTAGGTGAGCCGCCAAAACAAGGAGATGGTCAGTGTGGAAACATGAGACTCTTTCTGAGGCAGCAGCAAAGG ATCCTACTGGCTAAGTCAGATGTTGCTGGATGGGGAGCATTTTTAAAG AACTCTGTCAATAAAAATGATTACCTTGGAGAATATACTGGTGAGTTGATCTCCCATCGAGAAGCAGATAAGCGGGGAAAAATATATGATCGTGCAAATTCCTCTTTCCTTTTTGACTTGAATGATCAG TATGTTCTTGATGCTTACCGCAAAGGAGATAAGTTGAAATTTGCTAACCATTCATCAACTCCCAACTGTTATGCCAAG GTAATGTTGGTGGCTGGTGATCACCGTGTCGGCATTTTTGCCAACGAGCGTATTGAAGCTGGTGAAGAGCTCTTTTATGATTATCGTTATGGTCCGGATCAAGCACCTGCATGGGCTCGGAAGCCCGAGGGTTCAAAGAGAGATGGTTCACCTGTAACTCAGGGTCGACCAAAGAAGCACCAATCTGGTTGA
- the LOC140809071 gene encoding histone-lysine N-methyltransferase EZA1 isoform X5, which yields MFDHRLKSYEEQSSDAIAKLMNKLTQLEKQIQSEREKLEKNSKKVQAYVADIKTLTESRNDLTVVRSNDSANFLSLRMVNPLCKVSGLAEGSADRDAINNSRENTSSEDIAFSATAKLPLVEKLLPYTTWIFLDRNQRMAEDQSVVGRRRIYYDQHGSEALICSDSEEELGGLEGEKHEFSEAEDRILRMAFQEYGVSADILNVLTQFVGGTAVEIEERCGMLMEKDQVTEEHNLKTIGEVKSENDAFLVKSLTAALDSFDNLFCRRCLIFDCLLHGCSQNLIYPSEKQYCPFDTEEDRKVCGDQCYLEVRDAIKYKGKEVTEVPLKHLSDSVGKSIEASVKQSEWRPFEEDLYLKGTLIFGRNSCLIARNLLPGLKTCKEVSTYMYGDGVVVPRGSSSVMNHYSKDVGKAHTDNSEPEFPVKTRICRKRGRARKVKSSWKSAGHPSLWRRIAEGKDEPYKQFVPCGCQSLCGKQCPCLQIGTCCEKYCGCSKGCKNRFRGCHCAKSQCKSRQCPCFAAGRECDPDVCRNCWVSCGDGSLGEPPKQGDGQCGNMRLFLRQQQRILLAKSDVAGWGAFLKNSVNKNDYLGEYTGELISHREADKRGKIYDRANSSFLFDLNDQYVLDAYRKGDKLKFANHSSTPNCYAKVMLVAGDHRVGIFANERIEAGEELFYDYRYGPDQAPAWARKPEGSKRDGSPVTQGRPKKHQSG from the exons ATGTTTGATCATCGCTTG AAATCTTACGAGGAACAGAGCAGTGATGCTATTGCAAAATTGATGAATAAACTGACTCAACTGGAAAAGCAGATTCAGTCTGAAAGG GAAAAACTAGAGAAAAATAGCAAGAAGGTTCAAGCTTATGTCGCTGATATTAAAACATTGACTGAATCAAGGAATGATCTTACTGTTGTAAGGAGTAATGATTCTGCAAACTTTCTATCTCTGAGAATGGTTAATCCTCTCTGCAAAGTAAGCGGGCTTGCTGAAGGATCTGCAGATAGAGATGCCATTAACAATAGCAGAGAAAATACTAGCAGTGAAGACATTGCATTTTCTGCGACTGCGAAACTTCCACTTGTTGAGAAGTTGCTTCCATATACCACTTGGATTTTCTTAGATAG AAATCAGAGAATGGCTGAAGACCAATCAGTTGTTGGAAGGAGACGAATTTACTACGATCAACATGGTAGTGAGGCATTGATCTGTAGCGATAGCGAAGAAGAGCTCGGAGGATTGGAGGGAGAGAAACATGAATTTTCTGAAGCAGAAGATCGTATTTTGAG GATGGCCTTTCAGGAGTATGGAGTTAGTGCTGACATTCTCAATGTACTGACCCAATTTGTTGGGGGAACTGCAGTGGAAATTGAG GAGCGCTGCGGCATGCTCATGGAAAAAGATCAGGTGACTGAGGAACATAATTTGAAAACTATTGGAGAAGTAAAGTCTGAAAATGATGCATTTCTGGTCAAAAGCCTCACAGCTGCCTTAGATTCTTTCGATAATCTATTTTGTCGCCGTTGTCTG ATATTTGACTGTCTTTTGCATGGCTGTTCACAAAATCTAATTTATCCT AGTGAAAAGCAATACTGCCCATTTGATACCGAGGAGGACCGTAAAGTTTGTGGTGATCAGTGTTATCTTGAG GTTAGGGATGCTATCAAATATAAGGGGAAAGAGGTCACGGAAGTCCCTTTGAAGCATTTATCAGATTCGGTTGGAAAGTCAATAGAAGCTTCAGTGAAACAAAGTGAATGGAGACCTTTTGAGGAAGACTTGTACTTGAAGGGCACACTCATATTTGGAAGAAACAG TTGCCTTATAGCCAGGAATTTGCTCCCTGGGCTGAAAACTTGCAAAGAAGTATCCACTTATATGTACGGTGATGGAGTGGTTGTACCACGTGGATCTTCATCTGTGATGAACCACTATTCTAAAGATGTAGGCAAAGCGCACACGGATAATTCG GAGCCAGAGTTTCCTGTCAAAACAAGAATATGTCGTAAAAGAGGCAGAGCCCGCAAAGTTAAATCCTCTTGGAAGTCTGCTGGCCATCCATCGCTGTGGAGAAGGATAGCAGAAGGGAAAGATGAGCCTTATAAGCAATTTGTTCCATGCGGATGCCAATCCTTGTGTGGAAAGCAGTGCCCTTGTTTACAAATCGGAACTTGCTGTGAAAAATACTGTGG GTGCTCAAAAGGGTGTAAAAATAGATTTAGAGGATGTCATTGTGCTAAAAGTCAATGCAAAAGCCGGCAATGTCCTTGTTTTGCAGCTGGACGCGAATGTGACCCCGATGTTTGCCGAAATTGCTGGGTTAG CTGTGGTGATGGTTCATTAGGTGAGCCGCCAAAACAAGGAGATGGTCAGTGTGGAAACATGAGACTCTTTCTGAGGCAGCAGCAAAGG ATCCTACTGGCTAAGTCAGATGTTGCTGGATGGGGAGCATTTTTAAAG AACTCTGTCAATAAAAATGATTACCTTGGAGAATATACTGGTGAGTTGATCTCCCATCGAGAAGCAGATAAGCGGGGAAAAATATATGATCGTGCAAATTCCTCTTTCCTTTTTGACTTGAATGATCAG TATGTTCTTGATGCTTACCGCAAAGGAGATAAGTTGAAATTTGCTAACCATTCATCAACTCCCAACTGTTATGCCAAG GTAATGTTGGTGGCTGGTGATCACCGTGTCGGCATTTTTGCCAACGAGCGTATTGAAGCTGGTGAAGAGCTCTTTTATGATTATCGTTATGGTCCGGATCAAGCACCTGCATGGGCTCGGAAGCCCGAGGGTTCAAAGAGAGATGGTTCACCTGTAACTCAGGGTCGACCAAAGAAGCACCAATCTGGTTGA
- the LOC140809071 gene encoding histone-lysine N-methyltransferase EZA1 isoform X4, with the protein MKSYEEQSSDAIAKLMNKLTQLEKQIQSERVAFVGEKLEKNSKKVQAYVADIKTLTESRNDLTVVRSNDSANFLSLRMVNPLCKVSGLAEGSADRDAINNSRENTSSEDIAFSATAKLPLVEKLLPYTTWIFLDRNQRMAEDQSVVGRRRIYYDQHGSEALICSDSEEELGGLEGEKHEFSEAEDRILRMAFQEYGVSADILNVLTQFVGGTAVEIEERCGMLMEKDQVTEEHNLKTIGEVKSENDAFLVKSLTAALDSFDNLFCRRCLIFDCLLHGCSQNLIYPSEKQYCPFDTEEDRKVCGDQCYLEVRDAIKYKGKEVTEVPLKHLSDSVGKSIEASVKQSEWRPFEEDLYLKGTLIFGRNSCLIARNLLPGLKTCKEVSTYMYGDGVVVPRGSSSVMNHYSKDVGKAHTDNSEPEFPVKTRICRKRGRARKVKSSWKSAGHPSLWRRIAEGKDEPYKQFVPCGCQSLCGKQCPCLQIGTCCEKYCGCSKGCKNRFRGCHCAKSQCKSRQCPCFAAGRECDPDVCRNCWVSCGDGSLGEPPKQGDGQCGNMRLFLRQQQRILLAKSDVAGWGAFLKNSVNKNDYLGEYTGELISHREADKRGKIYDRANSSFLFDLNDQYVLDAYRKGDKLKFANHSSTPNCYAKVMLVAGDHRVGIFANERIEAGEELFYDYRYGPDQAPAWARKPEGSKRDGSPVTQGRPKKHQSG; encoded by the exons ATG AAATCTTACGAGGAACAGAGCAGTGATGCTATTGCAAAATTGATGAATAAACTGACTCAACTGGAAAAGCAGATTCAGTCTGAAAGGGTTGCTTTTGTTGGt GAAAAACTAGAGAAAAATAGCAAGAAGGTTCAAGCTTATGTCGCTGATATTAAAACATTGACTGAATCAAGGAATGATCTTACTGTTGTAAGGAGTAATGATTCTGCAAACTTTCTATCTCTGAGAATGGTTAATCCTCTCTGCAAAGTAAGCGGGCTTGCTGAAGGATCTGCAGATAGAGATGCCATTAACAATAGCAGAGAAAATACTAGCAGTGAAGACATTGCATTTTCTGCGACTGCGAAACTTCCACTTGTTGAGAAGTTGCTTCCATATACCACTTGGATTTTCTTAGATAG AAATCAGAGAATGGCTGAAGACCAATCAGTTGTTGGAAGGAGACGAATTTACTACGATCAACATGGTAGTGAGGCATTGATCTGTAGCGATAGCGAAGAAGAGCTCGGAGGATTGGAGGGAGAGAAACATGAATTTTCTGAAGCAGAAGATCGTATTTTGAG GATGGCCTTTCAGGAGTATGGAGTTAGTGCTGACATTCTCAATGTACTGACCCAATTTGTTGGGGGAACTGCAGTGGAAATTGAG GAGCGCTGCGGCATGCTCATGGAAAAAGATCAGGTGACTGAGGAACATAATTTGAAAACTATTGGAGAAGTAAAGTCTGAAAATGATGCATTTCTGGTCAAAAGCCTCACAGCTGCCTTAGATTCTTTCGATAATCTATTTTGTCGCCGTTGTCTG ATATTTGACTGTCTTTTGCATGGCTGTTCACAAAATCTAATTTATCCT AGTGAAAAGCAATACTGCCCATTTGATACCGAGGAGGACCGTAAAGTTTGTGGTGATCAGTGTTATCTTGAG GTTAGGGATGCTATCAAATATAAGGGGAAAGAGGTCACGGAAGTCCCTTTGAAGCATTTATCAGATTCGGTTGGAAAGTCAATAGAAGCTTCAGTGAAACAAAGTGAATGGAGACCTTTTGAGGAAGACTTGTACTTGAAGGGCACACTCATATTTGGAAGAAACAG TTGCCTTATAGCCAGGAATTTGCTCCCTGGGCTGAAAACTTGCAAAGAAGTATCCACTTATATGTACGGTGATGGAGTGGTTGTACCACGTGGATCTTCATCTGTGATGAACCACTATTCTAAAGATGTAGGCAAAGCGCACACGGATAATTCG GAGCCAGAGTTTCCTGTCAAAACAAGAATATGTCGTAAAAGAGGCAGAGCCCGCAAAGTTAAATCCTCTTGGAAGTCTGCTGGCCATCCATCGCTGTGGAGAAGGATAGCAGAAGGGAAAGATGAGCCTTATAAGCAATTTGTTCCATGCGGATGCCAATCCTTGTGTGGAAAGCAGTGCCCTTGTTTACAAATCGGAACTTGCTGTGAAAAATACTGTGG GTGCTCAAAAGGGTGTAAAAATAGATTTAGAGGATGTCATTGTGCTAAAAGTCAATGCAAAAGCCGGCAATGTCCTTGTTTTGCAGCTGGACGCGAATGTGACCCCGATGTTTGCCGAAATTGCTGGGTTAG CTGTGGTGATGGTTCATTAGGTGAGCCGCCAAAACAAGGAGATGGTCAGTGTGGAAACATGAGACTCTTTCTGAGGCAGCAGCAAAGG ATCCTACTGGCTAAGTCAGATGTTGCTGGATGGGGAGCATTTTTAAAG AACTCTGTCAATAAAAATGATTACCTTGGAGAATATACTGGTGAGTTGATCTCCCATCGAGAAGCAGATAAGCGGGGAAAAATATATGATCGTGCAAATTCCTCTTTCCTTTTTGACTTGAATGATCAG TATGTTCTTGATGCTTACCGCAAAGGAGATAAGTTGAAATTTGCTAACCATTCATCAACTCCCAACTGTTATGCCAAG GTAATGTTGGTGGCTGGTGATCACCGTGTCGGCATTTTTGCCAACGAGCGTATTGAAGCTGGTGAAGAGCTCTTTTATGATTATCGTTATGGTCCGGATCAAGCACCTGCATGGGCTCGGAAGCCCGAGGGTTCAAAGAGAGATGGTTCACCTGTAACTCAGGGTCGACCAAAGAAGCACCAATCTGGTTGA
- the LOC140809071 gene encoding histone-lysine N-methyltransferase EZA1 isoform X2 encodes MFDHRLKSYEEQSSDAIAKLMNKLTQLEKQIQSERVAFVGEKLEKNSKKVQAYVADIKTLTESRNDLTVVRSNDSANFLSLRMVNPLCKVSGLAEGSADRDAINNSRENTSSEDIAFSATAKLPLVEKLLPYTTWIFLDRNQRMAEDQSVVGRRRIYYDQHGSEALICSDSEEELGGLEGEKHEFSEAEDRILRMAFQEYGVSADILNVLTQFVGGTAVEIEERCGMLMEKDQVTEEHNLKTIGEVKSENDAFLVKSLTAALDSFDNLFCRRCLIFDCLLHGCSQNLIYPSEKQYCPFDTEEDRKVCGDQCYLEVRDAIKYKGKEVTEVPLKHLSDSVGKSIEASVKQSEWRPFEEDLYLKGTLIFGRNSCLIARNLLPGLKTCKEVSTYMYGDGVVVPRGSSSVMNHYSKDVGKAHTDNSEPEFPVKTRICRKRGRARKVKSSWKSAGHPSLWRRIAEGKDEPYKQFVPCGCQSLCGKQCPCLQIGTCCEKYCGCSKGCKNRFRGCHCAKSQCKSRQCPCFAAGRECDPDVCRNCWVSCGDGSLGEPPKQGDGQCGNMRLFLRQQQRILLAKSDVAGWGAFLKNSVNKNDYLGEYTGELISHREADKRGKIYDRANSSFLFDLNDQYVLDAYRKGDKLKFANHSSTPNCYAKVMLVAGDHRVGIFANERIEAGEELFYDYRYGPDQAPAWARKPEGSKRDGSPVTQGRPKKHQSG; translated from the exons ATGTTTGATCATCGCTTG AAATCTTACGAGGAACAGAGCAGTGATGCTATTGCAAAATTGATGAATAAACTGACTCAACTGGAAAAGCAGATTCAGTCTGAAAGGGTTGCTTTTGTTGGt GAAAAACTAGAGAAAAATAGCAAGAAGGTTCAAGCTTATGTCGCTGATATTAAAACATTGACTGAATCAAGGAATGATCTTACTGTTGTAAGGAGTAATGATTCTGCAAACTTTCTATCTCTGAGAATGGTTAATCCTCTCTGCAAAGTAAGCGGGCTTGCTGAAGGATCTGCAGATAGAGATGCCATTAACAATAGCAGAGAAAATACTAGCAGTGAAGACATTGCATTTTCTGCGACTGCGAAACTTCCACTTGTTGAGAAGTTGCTTCCATATACCACTTGGATTTTCTTAGATAG AAATCAGAGAATGGCTGAAGACCAATCAGTTGTTGGAAGGAGACGAATTTACTACGATCAACATGGTAGTGAGGCATTGATCTGTAGCGATAGCGAAGAAGAGCTCGGAGGATTGGAGGGAGAGAAACATGAATTTTCTGAAGCAGAAGATCGTATTTTGAG GATGGCCTTTCAGGAGTATGGAGTTAGTGCTGACATTCTCAATGTACTGACCCAATTTGTTGGGGGAACTGCAGTGGAAATTGAG GAGCGCTGCGGCATGCTCATGGAAAAAGATCAGGTGACTGAGGAACATAATTTGAAAACTATTGGAGAAGTAAAGTCTGAAAATGATGCATTTCTGGTCAAAAGCCTCACAGCTGCCTTAGATTCTTTCGATAATCTATTTTGTCGCCGTTGTCTG ATATTTGACTGTCTTTTGCATGGCTGTTCACAAAATCTAATTTATCCT AGTGAAAAGCAATACTGCCCATTTGATACCGAGGAGGACCGTAAAGTTTGTGGTGATCAGTGTTATCTTGAG GTTAGGGATGCTATCAAATATAAGGGGAAAGAGGTCACGGAAGTCCCTTTGAAGCATTTATCAGATTCGGTTGGAAAGTCAATAGAAGCTTCAGTGAAACAAAGTGAATGGAGACCTTTTGAGGAAGACTTGTACTTGAAGGGCACACTCATATTTGGAAGAAACAG TTGCCTTATAGCCAGGAATTTGCTCCCTGGGCTGAAAACTTGCAAAGAAGTATCCACTTATATGTACGGTGATGGAGTGGTTGTACCACGTGGATCTTCATCTGTGATGAACCACTATTCTAAAGATGTAGGCAAAGCGCACACGGATAATTCG GAGCCAGAGTTTCCTGTCAAAACAAGAATATGTCGTAAAAGAGGCAGAGCCCGCAAAGTTAAATCCTCTTGGAAGTCTGCTGGCCATCCATCGCTGTGGAGAAGGATAGCAGAAGGGAAAGATGAGCCTTATAAGCAATTTGTTCCATGCGGATGCCAATCCTTGTGTGGAAAGCAGTGCCCTTGTTTACAAATCGGAACTTGCTGTGAAAAATACTGTGG GTGCTCAAAAGGGTGTAAAAATAGATTTAGAGGATGTCATTGTGCTAAAAGTCAATGCAAAAGCCGGCAATGTCCTTGTTTTGCAGCTGGACGCGAATGTGACCCCGATGTTTGCCGAAATTGCTGGGTTAG CTGTGGTGATGGTTCATTAGGTGAGCCGCCAAAACAAGGAGATGGTCAGTGTGGAAACATGAGACTCTTTCTGAGGCAGCAGCAAAGG ATCCTACTGGCTAAGTCAGATGTTGCTGGATGGGGAGCATTTTTAAAG AACTCTGTCAATAAAAATGATTACCTTGGAGAATATACTGGTGAGTTGATCTCCCATCGAGAAGCAGATAAGCGGGGAAAAATATATGATCGTGCAAATTCCTCTTTCCTTTTTGACTTGAATGATCAG TATGTTCTTGATGCTTACCGCAAAGGAGATAAGTTGAAATTTGCTAACCATTCATCAACTCCCAACTGTTATGCCAAG GTAATGTTGGTGGCTGGTGATCACCGTGTCGGCATTTTTGCCAACGAGCGTATTGAAGCTGGTGAAGAGCTCTTTTATGATTATCGTTATGGTCCGGATCAAGCACCTGCATGGGCTCGGAAGCCCGAGGGTTCAAAGAGAGATGGTTCACCTGTAACTCAGGGTCGACCAAAGAAGCACCAATCTGGTTGA
- the LOC140809071 gene encoding histone-lysine N-methyltransferase EZA1 isoform X6, giving the protein MKSYEEQSSDAIAKLMNKLTQLEKQIQSEREKLEKNSKKVQAYVADIKTLTESRNDLTVVRSNDSANFLSLRMVNPLCKVSGLAEGSADRDAINNSRENTSSEDIAFSATAKLPLVEKLLPYTTWIFLDRNQRMAEDQSVVGRRRIYYDQHGSEALICSDSEEELGGLEGEKHEFSEAEDRILRMAFQEYGVSADILNVLTQFVGGTAVEIEERCGMLMEKDQVTEEHNLKTIGEVKSENDAFLVKSLTAALDSFDNLFCRRCLIFDCLLHGCSQNLIYPSEKQYCPFDTEEDRKVCGDQCYLEVRDAIKYKGKEVTEVPLKHLSDSVGKSIEASVKQSEWRPFEEDLYLKGTLIFGRNSCLIARNLLPGLKTCKEVSTYMYGDGVVVPRGSSSVMNHYSKDVGKAHTDNSEPEFPVKTRICRKRGRARKVKSSWKSAGHPSLWRRIAEGKDEPYKQFVPCGCQSLCGKQCPCLQIGTCCEKYCGCSKGCKNRFRGCHCAKSQCKSRQCPCFAAGRECDPDVCRNCWVSCGDGSLGEPPKQGDGQCGNMRLFLRQQQRILLAKSDVAGWGAFLKNSVNKNDYLGEYTGELISHREADKRGKIYDRANSSFLFDLNDQYVLDAYRKGDKLKFANHSSTPNCYAKVMLVAGDHRVGIFANERIEAGEELFYDYRYGPDQAPAWARKPEGSKRDGSPVTQGRPKKHQSG; this is encoded by the exons ATG AAATCTTACGAGGAACAGAGCAGTGATGCTATTGCAAAATTGATGAATAAACTGACTCAACTGGAAAAGCAGATTCAGTCTGAAAGG GAAAAACTAGAGAAAAATAGCAAGAAGGTTCAAGCTTATGTCGCTGATATTAAAACATTGACTGAATCAAGGAATGATCTTACTGTTGTAAGGAGTAATGATTCTGCAAACTTTCTATCTCTGAGAATGGTTAATCCTCTCTGCAAAGTAAGCGGGCTTGCTGAAGGATCTGCAGATAGAGATGCCATTAACAATAGCAGAGAAAATACTAGCAGTGAAGACATTGCATTTTCTGCGACTGCGAAACTTCCACTTGTTGAGAAGTTGCTTCCATATACCACTTGGATTTTCTTAGATAG AAATCAGAGAATGGCTGAAGACCAATCAGTTGTTGGAAGGAGACGAATTTACTACGATCAACATGGTAGTGAGGCATTGATCTGTAGCGATAGCGAAGAAGAGCTCGGAGGATTGGAGGGAGAGAAACATGAATTTTCTGAAGCAGAAGATCGTATTTTGAG GATGGCCTTTCAGGAGTATGGAGTTAGTGCTGACATTCTCAATGTACTGACCCAATTTGTTGGGGGAACTGCAGTGGAAATTGAG GAGCGCTGCGGCATGCTCATGGAAAAAGATCAGGTGACTGAGGAACATAATTTGAAAACTATTGGAGAAGTAAAGTCTGAAAATGATGCATTTCTGGTCAAAAGCCTCACAGCTGCCTTAGATTCTTTCGATAATCTATTTTGTCGCCGTTGTCTG ATATTTGACTGTCTTTTGCATGGCTGTTCACAAAATCTAATTTATCCT AGTGAAAAGCAATACTGCCCATTTGATACCGAGGAGGACCGTAAAGTTTGTGGTGATCAGTGTTATCTTGAG GTTAGGGATGCTATCAAATATAAGGGGAAAGAGGTCACGGAAGTCCCTTTGAAGCATTTATCAGATTCGGTTGGAAAGTCAATAGAAGCTTCAGTGAAACAAAGTGAATGGAGACCTTTTGAGGAAGACTTGTACTTGAAGGGCACACTCATATTTGGAAGAAACAG TTGCCTTATAGCCAGGAATTTGCTCCCTGGGCTGAAAACTTGCAAAGAAGTATCCACTTATATGTACGGTGATGGAGTGGTTGTACCACGTGGATCTTCATCTGTGATGAACCACTATTCTAAAGATGTAGGCAAAGCGCACACGGATAATTCG GAGCCAGAGTTTCCTGTCAAAACAAGAATATGTCGTAAAAGAGGCAGAGCCCGCAAAGTTAAATCCTCTTGGAAGTCTGCTGGCCATCCATCGCTGTGGAGAAGGATAGCAGAAGGGAAAGATGAGCCTTATAAGCAATTTGTTCCATGCGGATGCCAATCCTTGTGTGGAAAGCAGTGCCCTTGTTTACAAATCGGAACTTGCTGTGAAAAATACTGTGG GTGCTCAAAAGGGTGTAAAAATAGATTTAGAGGATGTCATTGTGCTAAAAGTCAATGCAAAAGCCGGCAATGTCCTTGTTTTGCAGCTGGACGCGAATGTGACCCCGATGTTTGCCGAAATTGCTGGGTTAG CTGTGGTGATGGTTCATTAGGTGAGCCGCCAAAACAAGGAGATGGTCAGTGTGGAAACATGAGACTCTTTCTGAGGCAGCAGCAAAGG ATCCTACTGGCTAAGTCAGATGTTGCTGGATGGGGAGCATTTTTAAAG AACTCTGTCAATAAAAATGATTACCTTGGAGAATATACTGGTGAGTTGATCTCCCATCGAGAAGCAGATAAGCGGGGAAAAATATATGATCGTGCAAATTCCTCTTTCCTTTTTGACTTGAATGATCAG TATGTTCTTGATGCTTACCGCAAAGGAGATAAGTTGAAATTTGCTAACCATTCATCAACTCCCAACTGTTATGCCAAG GTAATGTTGGTGGCTGGTGATCACCGTGTCGGCATTTTTGCCAACGAGCGTATTGAAGCTGGTGAAGAGCTCTTTTATGATTATCGTTATGGTCCGGATCAAGCACCTGCATGGGCTCGGAAGCCCGAGGGTTCAAAGAGAGATGGTTCACCTGTAACTCAGGGTCGACCAAAGAAGCACCAATCTGGTTGA